One region of Termitidicoccus mucosus genomic DNA includes:
- a CDS encoding glycoside hydrolase family 36 protein, which yields MENPSDNIDANRAGTLEIARSGLRFIYHQTGGRLYGGRLLPLSHEAGKIPHQGITACRPFELILSGEGPNFAARSRSIGGCASLMRFKGMAEERRADGLHVTLGYERAEPALTVTQHFLFPREDIPVCRQWICIKNNSPEPLGVEQLASAVMHHVGVENGPDAARDLRLHIPFSGWSGEGQWREFAPESLGLTSPDSAHYRAVSNGSRASAEKNPMAVLVDTKRRISWFWQIEHSGSWMWEIGNLFYKEHQGLYWLAGGPNEPFGGWWKELAPGESFETVPVALGCVEGGFEEAVGALTAYRRAACRRPHPVDDRLPVIFNDYMHCLWGDPTLEKELPLIRAAAKLGCEIFAMDSGWYAAPGENWWPGVGEWKVNEARFPGGAFGRVMREIRDHGMIPGLWLEPEVVGVRSPVSARPDEWFLRRHGKRVAYNGRFFLDFRNPEVREWMLDINTRLINDHGIGYIKYDYNIDLMQGVDSASGGLGHGLLEHARALHRFYDELAARFPGLIMENCGAGGLRMDYGMLSRMQIQSSSDLENCLDYAPLAAGVAAVCLPEQMAVWAAPSPDGGEEDTILNMVNSLLGRVHLSGRIDLLSAPQLSLVREALDLYGKLRGRLVRMRPFYPTGMPRIMPRDVWMSWGMRNDAAALLGVWRREAAETRYEITLPADMRGWRARILYPQKPAAGDSLEHTADGRLIMQIGHPVGARLLEISAS from the coding sequence ATGGAAAATCCCTCTGACAATATTGACGCCAATCGGGCCGGAACGCTGGAGATCGCCCGCTCGGGGCTGCGTTTCATTTATCACCAGACCGGCGGGCGGCTTTACGGCGGACGGCTGCTCCCCCTGTCGCACGAGGCGGGGAAAATTCCGCATCAAGGCATCACGGCGTGCCGTCCGTTTGAATTGATATTAAGCGGGGAGGGGCCGAATTTCGCGGCGCGCAGCCGCTCGATCGGGGGCTGCGCCAGCCTCATGCGGTTCAAGGGCATGGCCGAGGAGCGGCGGGCGGACGGCCTGCATGTCACGCTTGGCTACGAGCGCGCCGAGCCCGCCTTGACGGTCACGCAGCATTTCCTGTTTCCACGCGAGGACATCCCGGTCTGCCGCCAGTGGATTTGCATCAAAAACAATTCCCCCGAGCCGCTCGGCGTGGAACAACTCGCCTCGGCGGTCATGCACCATGTGGGGGTGGAAAACGGGCCGGACGCCGCCCGCGACTTGCGCCTGCACATCCCGTTCAGCGGCTGGTCGGGCGAAGGGCAGTGGCGGGAGTTCGCACCCGAGTCGCTCGGCCTCACCTCGCCGGATTCGGCGCATTATCGCGCGGTGTCGAACGGCTCGCGCGCGTCGGCGGAAAAAAATCCGATGGCCGTGCTGGTTGACACGAAGCGCCGGATCTCATGGTTCTGGCAAATCGAACATTCCGGCTCATGGATGTGGGAAATCGGCAACTTGTTTTATAAAGAGCACCAGGGGCTCTACTGGCTCGCCGGCGGGCCGAACGAACCGTTTGGCGGATGGTGGAAGGAACTCGCCCCCGGCGAGAGTTTCGAGACGGTCCCCGTGGCGCTGGGCTGCGTGGAAGGGGGTTTCGAGGAGGCGGTCGGCGCCCTGACCGCCTACCGGCGCGCCGCCTGCCGCCGCCCACATCCGGTCGATGACAGGCTCCCGGTCATATTCAATGACTACATGCATTGCCTGTGGGGCGACCCGACGCTCGAAAAAGAGCTGCCCCTGATCCGCGCGGCGGCGAAACTCGGCTGCGAGATTTTCGCGATGGACAGCGGCTGGTATGCCGCCCCGGGTGAAAACTGGTGGCCCGGGGTGGGCGAGTGGAAGGTAAACGAGGCGCGGTTTCCCGGCGGTGCGTTCGGCCGCGTGATGCGCGAGATACGCGACCACGGCATGATCCCCGGCCTCTGGTTGGAGCCCGAGGTCGTGGGCGTCCGCAGTCCCGTCTCCGCCCGGCCCGATGAGTGGTTCCTCCGTCGCCACGGGAAACGGGTTGCCTATAACGGGAGGTTTTTCCTCGATTTTCGGAACCCCGAGGTTCGCGAGTGGATGCTCGATATCAACACCCGTTTGATCAACGACCACGGCATCGGTTATATAAAATACGATTATAATATCGACCTCATGCAGGGCGTGGATTCCGCCTCCGGGGGCCTTGGCCACGGGCTGCTGGAACATGCCCGCGCCTTGCACCGATTCTATGACGAACTGGCCGCGCGTTTCCCGGGGCTCATCATGGAAAATTGCGGCGCGGGCGGGCTGCGCATGGATTACGGGATGCTTTCGCGCATGCAGATCCAGAGCAGCAGCGACCTGGAAAACTGCCTCGACTACGCGCCGCTGGCCGCCGGTGTCGCGGCGGTCTGCCTGCCCGAGCAGATGGCGGTCTGGGCGGCCCCCTCGCCGGACGGCGGCGAGGAGGACACGATCCTGAACATGGTCAACTCGCTGCTCGGCCGCGTGCACCTGAGCGGACGGATCGATTTGCTTTCCGCCCCGCAGCTTTCACTCGTTCGCGAGGCCCTTGATTTATACGGGAAACTGCGCGGGCGCCTGGTCCGGATGCGCCCGTTTTACCCGACGGGAATGCCGCGCATCATGCCGCGGGACGTGTGGATGTCGTGGGGGATGCGAAACGATGCCGCCGCCTTGCTCGGCGTCTGGAGGCGGGAGGCGGCGGAGACGCGTTACGAAATCACGCTGCCCGCCGACATGCGGGGATGGCGGGCGCGAATCCTCTATCCGCAAAAACCGGCAGCAGGCGACAGCCTGGAGCACACAGCCGACGGACGGTTGATCATGCAAATCGGGCATCCCGTCGGCGCGAGGTTGCTCGAAATAAGCGCCTCCTGA
- a CDS encoding sialidase family protein, which produces MLSLRAAPPGGRPEIERLGSYGAVDAYLRNMDDREPGRLKRLEEAGVLSLAPVTIPWGDDLHGGNVHFGWPVAVASADGRNVCVFFQRKPWHYNGADPSRDRDEYTTGAAMVRSTDGGKTWSAHTDMRSFAKGKSRIFPGGMSSVGRLDDGTMLFINDIGVFRSSDNGATWEHFPDAFKTPWPQGVGGNRGPVIFKHPSLGMVVLSHMSRQGDALILPAVLMWASQDGGLTWNAHGLNLTQSVPRRLTEPLGLMLGDRLVVFGRSHDPSNAEAKKGRIYYGQAVFDAALEKNKAAYTNIACSDASRDLARLVGRDKARAFGLWSQDTGEIIYNPVTKRVEAVVTNRAGRGGPRVDDHTRQSLNLWSIDPQALLEGSAEWRFEGTLLERRTLDSPKFFDGMHPGAGVVDLERKEQHLYIYLGFYAGPAGVYKLTRSLDTPRLAAELARARAE; this is translated from the coding sequence ATGCTTTCCCTGCGCGCCGCGCCACCGGGCGGGCGTCCGGAAATCGAGCGGCTCGGCTCCTACGGGGCCGTGGACGCATATCTGCGCAACATGGACGACCGGGAGCCGGGGCGTCTCAAACGGCTGGAGGAGGCCGGCGTGCTGTCGCTCGCGCCGGTCACGATCCCGTGGGGCGACGACCTGCACGGCGGCAATGTCCATTTCGGCTGGCCGGTGGCCGTGGCCAGCGCGGACGGGCGGAACGTGTGCGTCTTTTTCCAGCGCAAGCCGTGGCATTACAACGGGGCCGATCCCTCGCGGGATCGCGATGAATATACCACGGGCGCGGCCATGGTGCGCTCCACCGATGGCGGGAAAACCTGGTCGGCCCACACGGACATGCGGAGTTTTGCCAAGGGAAAGAGCAGGATATTCCCCGGCGGCATGAGCTCGGTGGGACGCCTGGATGATGGCACCATGCTGTTTATAAACGATATTGGCGTGTTCCGCTCCTCCGACAACGGCGCGACATGGGAACATTTTCCCGATGCGTTCAAGACCCCGTGGCCGCAGGGAGTGGGCGGCAATCGCGGGCCGGTCATATTCAAGCATCCCAGCCTCGGCATGGTGGTGCTCTCCCACATGTCGCGGCAGGGCGACGCGCTGATACTGCCCGCGGTGCTCATGTGGGCGTCGCAGGATGGGGGGCTCACCTGGAATGCCCATGGGCTGAACCTGACGCAATCAGTGCCGCGCCGGTTGACCGAGCCGCTTGGCCTGATGCTTGGCGACCGGCTGGTCGTGTTCGGGCGCTCGCACGATCCTTCAAACGCGGAGGCCAAAAAGGGGCGGATATATTACGGGCAGGCGGTGTTTGATGCGGCGCTGGAAAAAAACAAGGCCGCCTATACAAACATCGCCTGCAGCGACGCCTCCCGCGACCTGGCTAGGCTGGTCGGGCGGGACAAGGCGCGCGCGTTCGGACTGTGGTCGCAGGACACCGGGGAGATCATATATAATCCAGTGACAAAACGCGTCGAGGCTGTCGTCACCAATCGTGCCGGGCGCGGAGGTCCGCGCGTGGACGACCATACGCGGCAGAGCCTTAACTTGTGGAGCATTGATCCGCAGGCCTTGCTGGAAGGCTCCGCCGAGTGGCGCTTCGAGGGCACGCTGCTGGAGCGGCGCACCTTGGATTCGCCGAAGTTTTTCGACGGCATGCATCCCGGCGCGGGCGTCGTCGATCTGGAGCGCAAGGAGCAGCACCTTTATATCTACCTCGGTTTCTATGCCGGACCCGCCGGTGTTTATAAACTCACGCGCAGCCTCGACACGCCCCGGCTCGCGGCGGAACTGGCGAGGGCAAGGGCCGAGTGA
- a CDS encoding TonB-dependent siderophore receptor has translation MKKNRPEIQPRGKNSLRILPVVLAAIMGAAGARGQSVPPDNSAAPASDDVVTMDVFEVKTDSDVGYMSQNAAEVTRMNTAIEDIPMNITVFNQQFIDDLVATDTSELIAYDASSVKTSENDDFIARGFNSVGTNFLNGFAQASGFGSSPMTNVERVEVIRGPAAILYGAGAYGATYNRITKRPKERPFSMARTIFTDTGLFRAEIDDSAPVPLVNSRKFLYRVNGVYEDGETWFGTRKGEKAIAPSLSWQMSSQAKLIVEYFYNYRETQANWETPVLGNNPDGIRTLDGIWHSYGNRRLNWIEDDDFRDQTRQFASADFRLGILRNLHFRSQFQWETKEQRFKETQAKSDALVLLYDAALLPRYWREYNIDIRGLRSRNELVWEGRTWFLRHRALAGFGWLEEETDTRQNRTYWNNGGLDHVTGPEDYLHGNGVIVDGVWTRATNAAGLYNEYPDVTLSEFLADPTLAGFNLNNIMPIVMFDRGRELPVPATPTAPTYTSTYTNDRGNSADWYANDIISMARERIFLSGGIRYSTAKRRTINLRTNDTTVDNTVYSSVYSFGAVVHLDEGRHFTLYGNMNNSFVPNFNSQPDGTGLEPETGRQKELGLRVKAFGGRLSMLATYFDIKQENVTETDPTKPANSGWRRQIPGVRSRGFEFSANASLTRDWLMLLGYSYTDSRDMTPGPNYEKARPLVPVNRVTWFNRFNGTRGFLKNWFANCGIIYTGSRPLTYVTGRGANLAGNNLPLAGMEQDWGKLPATWRVDAAVGYRWKPKGRIKQVEALVRVKNLFDNNDLFYVATWNRYTVDPGRECQFVFGVRF, from the coding sequence ATGAAAAAGAACCGCCCTGAAATTCAGCCCCGTGGGAAAAACTCCCTCCGCATCCTGCCCGTCGTGCTGGCCGCGATCATGGGCGCCGCCGGCGCCCGTGGACAGTCGGTGCCGCCGGACAACAGCGCCGCGCCCGCCTCCGATGATGTTGTGACCATGGATGTCTTTGAGGTGAAGACCGACAGCGATGTCGGCTACATGTCGCAAAACGCCGCTGAGGTCACGCGCATGAACACGGCCATCGAGGACATCCCGATGAACATCACGGTGTTCAACCAGCAGTTCATCGACGATCTCGTGGCGACCGACACCAGCGAGCTGATCGCCTACGACGCCTCGTCGGTGAAAACGAGCGAGAACGACGATTTCATCGCGCGTGGTTTCAACAGCGTGGGCACGAATTTTCTCAACGGCTTCGCCCAGGCGAGCGGCTTCGGCTCGTCGCCCATGACGAATGTCGAGCGCGTGGAGGTCATCCGTGGGCCGGCGGCGATTCTATACGGTGCCGGCGCGTATGGCGCGACCTACAATCGCATCACCAAGCGTCCCAAGGAGCGTCCTTTTTCCATGGCCCGGACAATATTTACCGACACCGGTCTTTTCCGCGCGGAGATCGACGACAGCGCGCCGGTGCCGCTCGTGAACAGCCGCAAATTCCTTTATAGGGTAAACGGCGTGTATGAGGATGGAGAAACCTGGTTTGGCACCAGGAAGGGCGAAAAGGCCATCGCCCCGTCGCTGAGCTGGCAGATGAGCAGCCAGGCCAAGCTGATTGTCGAATATTTCTACAATTACCGGGAGACCCAGGCCAACTGGGAAACGCCGGTGCTCGGCAATAATCCCGACGGCATTCGCACGCTGGACGGCATCTGGCATTCCTACGGCAACCGGCGGCTCAACTGGATCGAGGATGACGATTTCCGCGACCAGACCCGGCAGTTCGCCTCGGCGGATTTCCGGCTTGGCATACTGCGCAACCTGCATTTCCGCTCGCAGTTCCAATGGGAGACCAAGGAGCAGCGTTTCAAGGAGACGCAGGCCAAGTCCGACGCGCTGGTTTTGTTATACGACGCCGCCCTCCTGCCGCGCTACTGGCGCGAATATAACATAGATATCCGGGGGCTGCGCTCCCGGAATGAACTCGTGTGGGAGGGGCGCACATGGTTTCTCCGCCACCGGGCGCTGGCCGGCTTCGGCTGGCTGGAGGAGGAGACGGACACGAGGCAAAACCGGACGTATTGGAACAACGGCGGGCTCGATCATGTGACCGGCCCGGAGGATTACCTCCACGGCAACGGCGTCATCGTCGACGGCGTCTGGACGCGCGCCACCAACGCGGCCGGATTATACAACGAATACCCGGACGTGACCCTGTCGGAGTTTCTGGCCGACCCCACGCTGGCCGGTTTTAATCTGAACAACATCATGCCGATTGTCATGTTTGACCGCGGGCGGGAGCTGCCGGTGCCCGCGACGCCGACCGCGCCGACCTACACGAGCACATATACAAATGACCGGGGCAACAGCGCGGATTGGTATGCGAACGACATCATTTCAATGGCCCGCGAGCGGATATTTTTATCCGGCGGCATTCGTTACAGCACGGCGAAAAGACGCACGATCAACCTGCGAACCAACGATACCACCGTTGACAACACCGTTTACTCCTCGGTTTACAGTTTTGGCGCGGTGGTGCACCTGGACGAGGGGCGGCACTTCACCCTGTATGGGAACATGAACAATTCCTTCGTCCCCAATTTCAACAGCCAGCCGGACGGCACGGGGCTGGAGCCGGAGACGGGGCGGCAGAAAGAGCTGGGCCTGCGCGTCAAGGCGTTCGGCGGGCGGCTTTCCATGCTGGCGACGTATTTCGACATCAAGCAGGAGAATGTCACGGAGACCGACCCCACCAAGCCGGCAAACTCCGGATGGCGGCGGCAGATTCCCGGCGTGCGCTCGCGGGGTTTCGAGTTCAGCGCCAACGCCAGTCTCACGCGCGACTGGCTCATGCTGCTCGGTTACTCCTACACTGACTCGCGTGACATGACACCCGGCCCGAATTATGAAAAGGCCCGCCCGCTGGTCCCGGTAAACCGGGTCACCTGGTTTAATCGTTTCAACGGCACGCGCGGTTTCCTTAAAAACTGGTTCGCCAACTGCGGCATTATATACACCGGTTCGCGCCCGCTCACTTATGTCACGGGGCGCGGGGCGAATCTGGCCGGTAACAACCTGCCGCTGGCCGGCATGGAGCAGGACTGGGGCAAACTCCCCGCCACCTGGCGCGTGGACGCGGCCGTCGGCTACCGTTGGAAGCCCAAGGGCAGGATCAAGCAGGTCGAGGCCCTCGTGCGGGTGAAAAACCTTTTCGACAACAACGACCTCTTTTATGTGGCGACCTGGAACCGTTACACGGTGGACCCGGGCCGCGAGTGCCAGTTCGTGTTTGGCGTGCGCTTTTAA
- a CDS encoding glycoside hydrolase family protein — protein sequence MLSPIRRRSFLRFSALGAAALASPRLLTRVASPDHAAHPNATPPGGFDLARWIQPVPDHAVFREPGWFVWCGTMVRGADGRCHLYYSRWRREEGFYAWVTHSEIAHAVADHPLGPYRHADVALPARGPDFWDGHCTHNPAVMESGGRYYLYYMGNRGDRKPGKGLNFSHRNNQRIGVAVADSPDGPWRRDDRPLIDATPGFHDALCCANPAVMRRPGGDFLMIYKGVAKERPLPFGGPVAHIVATSPSPAGPFTKLPVPVFTKPGADFPAEDPCIWYHDFEYRAVVKDMKGFFTREGRSLALMRSPDGIDWSPAPRVLVGKTEYTTTAGRRVPLHALERPQIWLDGGEPAVLFCAASPDKQPGGGETYNIAIPLKRPAP from the coding sequence ATGCTTTCCCCAATCCGTCGCCGATCATTTCTCCGTTTCTCCGCATTGGGCGCCGCCGCCCTCGCCAGTCCGCGCCTTCTCACGCGCGTCGCATCGCCGGACCACGCTGCCCACCCAAACGCGACGCCTCCCGGCGGTTTTGACCTCGCCCGCTGGATCCAGCCCGTGCCGGATCACGCCGTCTTCCGCGAGCCCGGCTGGTTCGTCTGGTGCGGCACCATGGTGCGGGGCGCGGATGGACGCTGCCACCTTTATTATTCGCGCTGGCGGCGCGAGGAGGGATTCTACGCCTGGGTGACGCACAGCGAGATCGCGCATGCCGTCGCCGACCACCCGCTCGGCCCCTACCGGCATGCCGATGTCGCGCTGCCCGCCCGCGGCCCGGATTTCTGGGACGGACACTGCACCCACAACCCGGCGGTCATGGAAAGCGGCGGGCGCTATTACCTTTATTACATGGGCAACCGCGGCGACCGGAAGCCTGGGAAGGGGCTGAATTTTTCGCATCGAAACAACCAGCGCATCGGCGTCGCCGTCGCCGACTCACCCGACGGTCCATGGCGGCGCGACGACCGGCCGCTCATCGATGCCACGCCCGGATTCCACGATGCGCTCTGCTGCGCGAACCCCGCCGTCATGCGGCGGCCCGGCGGGGATTTTCTGATGATCTACAAAGGCGTCGCGAAGGAGCGTCCCCTGCCCTTCGGCGGTCCGGTCGCCCACATCGTTGCCACCAGCCCGTCCCCAGCGGGGCCGTTCACCAAGCTGCCCGTCCCTGTCTTCACCAAACCCGGCGCCGATTTTCCGGCCGAGGATCCGTGCATCTGGTATCATGATTTCGAATACCGCGCCGTGGTGAAGGACATGAAAGGCTTCTTCACCCGCGAAGGCCGATCGCTCGCGCTGATGCGCTCGCCCGACGGCATCGACTGGAGTCCCGCGCCCCGCGTCCTCGTCGGCAAAACCGAATACACCACGACGGCCGGCCGGCGCGTCCCGCTCCACGCGCTGGAGCGCCCGCAAATCTGGCTCGACGGGGGCGAGCCCGCCGTCCTCTTCTGCGCCGCCTCACCCGACAAACAACCTGGCGGCGGCGAAACCTATAACATCGCCATCCCGCTCAAACGACCCGCTCCCTAG
- a CDS encoding GntR family transcriptional regulator translates to MPSEKHPLKLKPAFRPMSLPAQLVEVLRGDIGVQKLGPVLPGERQLAVAYHVSRATMRRVVEALIDEHLLARKSNGRLVVGEARGLPRGGRASGIEHVGFITRFRMHELARHELIWLDRLREMLMISGFRLTVHSRADIYHKEPRSHLRLLMEEYPKTIWLLHRSTPAMQAFFPEARIPAIVVGSPHEGSPLPSVENDQYSLSFNAALLAKRRGYEHLVFLFNDDSAAGVRLGMRGLNDGIARTGLRLTLKRYEYNVSPVLDSLHALAGQKRERCVLLVDAAYSALRAMTWLMGKGVRFPRDLGLFCRDSAGYLNECCPAVEHYAFDPLAFAQKAHRCVLHLGRGESLHGKSFKIIPALIKGGSL, encoded by the coding sequence ATGCCTTCGGAAAAGCATCCCCTGAAACTCAAGCCCGCCTTTCGCCCCATGAGCCTGCCCGCGCAACTGGTCGAGGTGCTGCGCGGCGACATCGGGGTGCAAAAACTGGGTCCGGTGCTGCCCGGCGAACGCCAGCTCGCGGTCGCATACCATGTCAGCCGGGCGACGATGCGGCGGGTGGTCGAGGCGCTGATCGATGAGCATCTCCTTGCCCGCAAATCCAACGGACGTCTGGTGGTCGGCGAAGCCCGCGGCCTCCCGCGGGGCGGGCGCGCGTCCGGCATCGAGCACGTGGGCTTCATCACGCGATTCCGGATGCACGAGCTTGCGCGTCATGAGTTGATCTGGCTGGACCGCCTGCGCGAGATGCTGATGATTTCGGGCTTCCGGCTCACGGTCCACAGCAGGGCGGACATTTACCACAAGGAACCGCGCTCGCACCTGCGCCTGCTCATGGAGGAATATCCCAAGACCATCTGGCTCCTGCACCGCAGCACGCCCGCGATGCAGGCGTTTTTTCCCGAGGCGAGGATTCCCGCGATCGTGGTCGGCAGCCCCCATGAGGGCAGCCCGCTGCCGTCGGTGGAAAACGACCAGTATTCCCTCAGTTTTAACGCCGCGCTTCTCGCCAAGCGGCGCGGTTACGAGCATCTCGTCTTTCTTTTCAACGACGATTCCGCCGCGGGCGTGCGCCTCGGCATGCGGGGGCTCAACGACGGCATCGCGCGCACGGGGCTGCGGCTGACCCTGAAACGTTACGAATATAATGTGTCGCCCGTGCTGGACTCGCTTCACGCGCTGGCCGGACAAAAGCGCGAGCGCTGCGTGCTGCTGGTGGACGCCGCCTACTCCGCGCTCCGCGCCATGACCTGGCTCATGGGCAAGGGCGTGCGCTTCCCGCGCGACCTCGGGCTGTTTTGCCGGGACAGCGCCGGTTATCTCAATGAGTGCTGCCCGGCGGTGGAGCATTATGCCTTTGACCCGCTCGCGTTCGCGCAAAAGGCCCATCGCTGCGTGCTGCACCTCGGCCGCGGCGAGTCGTTGCACGGCAAATCGTTCAAGATCATCCCCGCATTGATAAAAGGCGGGAGCCTGTGA